From the Rhizomicrobium palustre genome, the window GCCACCTTGCCGGTGAGCTGGTTGTAGAAGAAGCCCGAACTGTCCTCCAGCCATTGCGGATTGGCGCCTTCGGTATTGGCGATGGTCTCGGAAAGCTCCTTGCCCGTATCGACGTCCAGGATATGCAGCACGGAATCTTCGCTGCCATCCTTGGAAATGCCATAGGCGATGTATTTGCCATTGGGCGATGCGGTCCACCAATCGAGCGAGAAATGCCCGACGCCCACCTCATGGATCGCGGTGGGATCGATCAGCACGCGATCTTTGCCATTTTCGCGCAGGAACAGCTTGAAATTATCCGCGCCCTTCACGCGCTGCTCGAAGAACAGCTTGCCGCCCGCGCGCTGTAGATCGGCGGTTTGCACGCTGTCGCCGGAAAGCTCGACAATCCGCTTTAACAGCGCGTCGCGGCCGGGCAGATGATCGAGGATCGAGCGCGTATAGGCGTTCTGGCCTTTCAAGAACGGCAGCCAGTCGGGGTCTTTATCGTTCTCCATCCAGCGATAGGGATCGGTGAGGGTCTCGCCGAAATAGGTGTCCTTCACCGGCAGCACTTTTGCGACCGGCGGTTTTAGTTCTGCGCCGAGCGCAGGCAAGAAAGATGATCCCATTGCAACACCCATCACGCCCAGCCATTGGCGGCGGTTCATGCTCATATTCAGCCCCTCAATACAGTTTTAGCGGAATGCCGGTTCGTTGAAGCTTCTCAGCTTGCGCGAATGGAGCGTGCCGTTCTGGGCTTCCTCGCGCAGTAATTCCAGCGCCCGGATACCGATCTGCAGATGCTGGCTGACGCGCTCTTCATAGAAAGCATCTGCCATGCCCGGCAGCTTGATTTCGCCATGTAAGGGGCGGTCGGAGACGCAGAGCAGCGTTCCATATGGCACGCGGAAGCGATAGCCGTTCGCCGCGATGGTGGCGCTTTCCATATCGATGCCGATAGCGCGCGACTGGTTGAAGAGGCGCGACAGCTCGGCAAAGCGAAGCTCCCAGTTACGGTCAGAGGTCGTCACCACCGTACCGGTACGCAGGCGCTCTTTCAGCACTTGCCCCGTACCGCCGGTAACCTCGCTCACCGCCTGGGTCATGGCGACTTGCACTTCGGCAATGGCGGGAATCGGAATCTCGCGCGGCAGCATCTCGTCCAGCACCTGATCGTCACGCAAGTACGCATGAGCGAGCACATAATCGCCGAGGCGCTGGTTGGCGCGCAAGCCGCCGCAATGGCCGACCATCAGCCAGACATGCGGACGCAGTACCGCGATATGATCGGTGATGGTTTTCGCATTCGACGGGCCGACACCAATATTGACCAGGGTAATGCCCATCGAGTTTGGCTTGACCAAATGATAGGCCGGCATTTGCGGCTGCTTGGCGAGCGGGGGAATGGAAGGCGGTTTGCCCGGCTCGGTGATGCGATTGCCCGGCTCGACAAAGGCGCGCGCGCGCCCGCCCGCTACTTCGTTTTGGCAATAGACTGCGAATTCGTCGATGTAGCGCTGGTAATTGGTGAAGAGCACGAAGTTCTGGAAATAGCGCGCATCCGTGCCGGTGTAATGGCGCAAGCGATGCAGCGAATAATCCACGCGCTCGGCTGAGAAGAGCGACAAGGGTGCCGGTCCCGGGCCCGGCCATTCGCCGCCGTCGGCGATTTGGTCATGCGCGGCGTCGAGGCGCGGCAGGGCGAAGTATTCGATCAGCTTGCGCCGCTTGACGGCATCAATCGCCGACGCACGCGCCACGGCAAAGGTCAGCGGAATAGAGGTGCGCGACTGGCCGACATAGATCGTCGTCTTATATTTCAGCTTCAACAGCGAGAGCTGTTCGATGAGATAGTTGTGGAACAGGCGCGGCTGGGTGATGGTGGTGCCATAGCGCCCCGGCGCGGTCACCTTGCCGAAGGCGAGGCCCGTCGAGCGATGCTCTTCGGTGAATTCCACATCGACGCAGAGATAAGGATAGACCGGATCAGGCCCGTGCTTGGCTTCATCGCGCGCGAAGGCGGCGAAAGAGGTTTCGATCTGCGCAATGGCGTGGTCATAGAGCATCACCAGCCGGTCGAAGGCTTCTTCGGGCGTGGCACAGGTGACGAGATCGGTCGCAACGTCTTCAGATAAAATAGGTGTCACAGGAAGCTTGTCCCCACAGATAAGGGCGCAAGGCCCAGATGTTTGGCAATGGATTGGCCGATATCGGCGAAAGTCGTGCGGATGCCGACCGAGCCGGTCCCGATCTTCGGCCCGAAGGCGATCACCGGAATATGCTCGCGGGTGTGATCAGAGCCTTGCCAGGTTGGATCGCAGCCATGGTCGGCGGTGAAGATCACCAGATCATCCTCGCGCAAAGCAGTCTTTAATTCGGGAATGCGCTTATCAAAGGCTTCGAGGGCCGCAGCATAGCCCATCAGATTGCGCCGGTGGCCGAACAGCGTGTCGAAATCGACGAAATTGGCAAAGATGATCGATCCTTCGGGCGCGGATTTGGTATGCGCGATGGTGGCGTCGAATACCGCTTCATTGCCATGC encodes:
- a CDS encoding AMP nucleosidase encodes the protein MTPILSEDVATDLVTCATPEEAFDRLVMLYDHAIAQIETSFAAFARDEAKHGPDPVYPYLCVDVEFTEEHRSTGLAFGKVTAPGRYGTTITQPRLFHNYLIEQLSLLKLKYKTTIYVGQSRTSIPLTFAVARASAIDAVKRRKLIEYFALPRLDAAHDQIADGGEWPGPGPAPLSLFSAERVDYSLHRLRHYTGTDARYFQNFVLFTNYQRYIDEFAVYCQNEVAGGRARAFVEPGNRITEPGKPPSIPPLAKQPQMPAYHLVKPNSMGITLVNIGVGPSNAKTITDHIAVLRPHVWLMVGHCGGLRANQRLGDYVLAHAYLRDDQVLDEMLPREIPIPAIAEVQVAMTQAVSEVTGGTGQVLKERLRTGTVVTTSDRNWELRFAELSRLFNQSRAIGIDMESATIAANGYRFRVPYGTLLCVSDRPLHGEIKLPGMADAFYEERVSQHLQIGIRALELLREEAQNGTLHSRKLRSFNEPAFR